A region of Planctomycetota bacterium DNA encodes the following proteins:
- the rpmF gene encoding 50S ribosomal protein L32, whose amino-acid sequence MLPTQRVSYGRTRRRRSHHALEPVNTCTCPLTGLPKLSHRACKESGYVRAGLQIKVPKLGIGVPKN is encoded by the coding sequence ATGCTTCCCACCCAGAGAGTCAGTTACGGCCGGACGCGCCGCCGTCGGTCTCATCACGCCCTCGAGCCCGTCAACACCTGCACCTGCCCGCTCACCGGGCTCCCGAAGCTCTCGCACCGGGCGTGCAAGGAATCCGGGTACGTGCGCGCCGGGCTCCAGATCAAGGTCCCCAAGCTCGGCATCGGCGTTCCGAAGAACTGA